The genomic window GGGTCCAGGCCACGGCGTCGCCCAGCTCGGCGGCCGCCCGGCGGACGACCTCGCCGAGGAGGTAGCTGTCGGTGAAGACCGGCAGGTGATGGCCGTGCTGCTCGACGGCCGCAATCGGCACCACGATCGGCATGTCCCTCGACGCCGCCCCCAGGGCGGGCCAGCTCTGCTCGTGCCACTGCAACGGATGGCCCTCCCGGCAACCGGACGCCGAGCCCGGGGGCGGTTCGCCCCGCGCCCGCGGCCGCCCCAGTCTAGGCCGAAGGGGCGCCCCCTGCAACCGCCCCGGGGGTCCGCGTCGCCCCGAACCCATGACGGCCCCGATTATGAAGCTTTTTTAACCCCCGCCATTCCGTGACCGGCGCGGGTCGTGCGAGTATTGTGGGACAATCCAGACAACCAGCCGGATCGTTGCATCTCGCCTGGGACGGATGATTTGCGGGGAGGAGCTTCGCGATGTCTCGGCTGCTCGTGATCGAGGACCAAAAGAAGCTCCTGCAGAGCCTGGAGCGTGGCCTCTCCGAGGAAGGCTACCAGGTGATCCCGGCGATGACCGGCGAGGAGGGATACCAGCAGGCCCGGAGCGTGCCGGTGGACGCCGTCGTCCTGGACCTGATGCTCCCGGAGCGGGACGGGCTCGACGTGCTCCGCACGCTCCGCAGCGACGGGTTCAACAAGCCGATCCTGATCCTGACCGCCCGCGACACCATCGAGGACCGGGTGCAGGGGCTGGATTCCGGCGCCGACGACTACCTCGCCAAGCCGTTCGCCTTCGCCGAGCTGCTGGCGAGGATCCGCGCCCTACTCCGCCGGGACGTCGTCAACCGCGAGCTCACCCTCAAGGCGGACGACCTGGAGATGAACCTCGTCGGCCGCTCCGTCACCCGCGGCGGCGTCGAGATCGATCTGACCCGGCGCGAATTCGAGCTGCTGGAGTTCCTGCTGCGGAACAAGAACTCGGCGGTCACGCGGGACATGATCGCCCGCGAGGTCTGGAAGGAGGGGAGCGGGACGCTGACCAACACGATCGACGTCTACATCACGCTCCTCCGGAAGAAGATCGAGCGGCCCGAGAAGCGGACCCTCATCCACACCGTGCGCGGCGTCGGCTATGCCCTGAGGGACGCCCCATGACGCGGCTGAGCCTCCGATGGCGGCTGACCCTCTGGTACGGCACCGTGCTCGCCTCCATGGTCGCGGCCCTGGGCGGCGTCGTCTACCTGCTCATGAAGAGGGAGCTGCTGAACCGGACCGACTGGACGCTCGCGGCCCACGCGGGGATGGTTCAGGAGCAGCTCGCCGGCGTCCGCTCGCGGGACGAGCTGGCCGGGCGCCTCTCCCCCCAGCTCCTGCGACATCCGGCCTTCGACCTCCGGGTCATCGACGCGGCGGGCGCGGAGCTCGGCCGCAGCGATCCCTTCCAGGATCGAGGCCTGCCCACGCCGTCGCCGTGGCCCGAGCCGGGCCAGGACGTCTACGAGAGCGTCCGCACGCCCGGCCGCAGGCGGGCGAGGGTGCTCAGCCGGGTCCTCGACTCGGGCGCCGGGCCGGCGCTGCTCCAGGTCGCGGTGCCGCTGGACCGGAGCGACCGCCAGCTCGCGGAGCTGATGCTCCTGCTGCTGCTCGGGGGTCCGCTGGCCGTCGGCTCCGCGCTCGGCTGCGGCTACCTGCTGGCCCGCCAGGCCCTCGCCCCGGTCGACCGGATGGTCGCGACGGCCGACGAGATCACGGCCACCCGCCTCGACCGCCGCATCGAGGTCGCCAACCCCGACGACGAGCTCGGCCGCCTGGCGAGGACGCTCAACGGGATGATCGGGCGGCTGGAGCGATCCTTCGAGGAGGTCCGCCGGTTCACCGCCGACGCCGCCCATGAGCTGCGGACGCCGCTGGCCATCCTCCGCAACGAGGCCGAGGTCGCCCTCCGGGTGCCCCGCGACTCGGAGCAGTACCGCGACTGCCTCGAGAACATGCTCGAGGAGATCGACCACCTCGCCCGCCTGAGCGAGGCCCTCCTGCTCCTCTTCCGGGGCGACGCCGGCCTGGGGGCGAACCGCCGCGAGCCCCTGGAGATCCACTCGGTCGTCGAGGAGATCGCGGAGCACATCCGCGTCGTGGCCACCGACCACCAGCAGGACCTCGCGGTGGAGGCGTGCTCGCCCTGCCGCGTCACGGGCAACCCGGAGCAGCTCCGCCGCCTCGTGTTCAACCTGCTGGACAACGCCGTCAAGTTCACGCCGGCCGGCGGCAGGATCGAGGTCCGGGTCGGGGGCGCCGGCGGCCGGGTCCAGATCGTCGTCTCGGACACGGGGATCGGCATCGCGCCGGAGCACCTGCCGCGGGTCTTCGACCGCTTCTATCGCGTCGATTCCGCCCGCAGCCGCCGCACCGGCGGGAACGGGCTGGGCCTCTCCATCTGCCGGTCCATCGTCGAGGCCCACCAGGGTACGATCGAGCTGGCGAGCGAGCCGGGGCGGGGGACCGTCGTGACCGTGAACCTGCCCTGCTCCCCGGGGGCCCATTCGCAGGCCCCCCGCCACGAGCCGGCCGGCGCGACGGCCTAGCCGGGCCCGTCGCACGGCGATGCGGCCGGGTTCACGGGCGTCCGGCGGGCGACGGCACGAGGTGGCGGTGGAACCAGTCCTCGGCCAGCGAAGCGACCCTCTCGAGGGCGCCGGGCTCGGAGAACAGGTGCGTGGCATCCGGGACGATCTCGAGCCGCTTCGGGCAGGCGAGATGGTTGTACGCCTCGCGGTTCAACTCCAGGACCTCGCGGTCCTCCCCGCCGACGATCAGGAGCGTGGGGGCCCTGACCGCGGCCAGGGCCGCGTGGGCGAGGTCCGGCCGGCCGCCGCGCGAGACGACGGCGTCGATCCCCTCCGGCGACCGGGCGGCGGCGACCAGGGCGGCGGCCGCCCCGGTGCTGGCGCCGAAGTAGCCGAGCCGGAGCGGGCGGAGGCCGGCCCGGTCCCTCATCCAATCGGCGGCCGCCATGAGCCGCTCTGCCAGCAGCCGGATGTCGAAGACCCGCGACCGGTCGTCGGCCTCGTCCTCCTCCAGCAGGTCGATCAGCAGCGTGCCCAGGCCGGCCCGCTGGAGGCCGGCGGCCACCTTCTGGTTCCTCGGGCTGAATCGCCCGCTGCCGCTGCCGTGGGCGAAGAGGACGGCGGCCCCCGCCCCCTCCGGGACCGTCAGGCCCCCGCGCACCGCCCGCCGGCCGCCCTCGACCGCGATGGTCACCTCTCGCTCCATGTCCCTGCCTCCCGTGTGGGGGACGGCCTCGCCGGCTCGCCGGGATCCGAACGGCCCGCCTTCACCCCGCCGCCGGCGGCCCGTCGGCCGACGTCGCCAGGAGCCGGCAGACCTCCTCATCGCTCGTCTGGCCGAAGTCGTCATACCAGATGCCGACGGCGCGGAAGGGCTCCGGCGTGATCGAGCAGACGCAATCGTCGGCGAGGGCGCGGAACTCCCCGCAGGTGGACGGCGACGCGGTCGGGACCGCCACGACGATCCGCGCCGGCTCCAGCCGCCGCAGGGCCTCCACCGCCGCCCGCATGGTCGAGCCGGTGGCCAGGCCGTCGTCCACCAGGATCACGGTCTTCCCCTCGACCTCAGGCGGGCGCCGGCCGGCCCGGTAGACCCGCTCCCGCCGGGCCATCTCCCGTCGCTCGCGCCCGATCGCCTCCTCGACCGCGTCCCGCGGGATCCGGAGCGACCGGACGACGTCGTCGTTGATGACGACCACGTCCCCGGAGGCGACCGCCCCCATGGCCAGCTCCTCGTGCCCCGGCACCCCCAGCTTGCGCACGAGGAAGACGTCGAGCGGCGCCCCGAGGGCCCGCGCCACCTCGTACGCCACGGGCACCCCGCCGCGCGGCAGGGCGAGGACCACGACGCCCGCGAGGCCCGCATACGCCCCCAGCTCCCCCGCGAGGATGCGGCCCGCCTCATATCGATCCGCGAATGGCCTGGTCATGGCGAAGCCCCGTTCCGCCCCGTAGGGACGACTCGAGGCGCGGACGGCCGAGGGCCGGCCCGCCCCCAACCTCCCAGACTAGGCCCCGCGGAGACGCGTCGTCAAGCGAGTTGCCGATATTCCCGAAACACACGTGCACATGCGGGATTACGCAACCACCAATGCGAGGCCCCTCAGCGGGGCAGCGTGTACAGGTCCAGGTGCTCGAGCAGGTCGAGCGCCCAGGGGTGGGTCCACGGGTTGCGGACGGCGTAGCCGACGGACAGGACCGACACCAGGAGCGCCAGCAGCGAGAGCCCCCGCACCCACCGACGCCCCTGGCCGCCGGCCACGCCGGCCGGCAGCACGATCAGCCAGAAGGGGATGATCCAGAAGAGCCAGCGCAGGCCCTGCGTCGACCCGCCGTAGTTGCGCGCCTGCGGGGCCTGGGTGTAGAAGGCCAGGATCACGAGGGTGAGCACGGCCGTGATCCACGCCCCGACGGCCATCGGCTCGCCCCCCCGGCGCAGGAGCACCCACCAGCTCGCGAGGGCGAGGATGGCGAGCAGGCCCGGGATGGCGAGCAGGCCGGGGACGTACTCGTGCAGCCTCCCCCCGGCCTTCCAGGCCGACGGGTCGTAGGCCACCCAGATCCCGACCCCCGCCGAGAGGAGGAAGATGAGCGAGGCCGTCACCGCCAGGCCCCGCCCGCCCCCCCTCAGGAGCCGCACCAGCCCGGCCAGCGAGAAGAAGAAGATGGGCGTGAGCGACCAGAAGCCGTGGTGACCGAGGGTCATGTGGAACAGGTACTTCGCATACGACTCCGCGACGAGCCCCCGCCTCGCGGCCTGCTCCGGGTTGAACCACGGGTCGTTCAGGGCGTCCAGTTCCAGCGGCGTCTTCCAGAGGCTCCCCTCGTACAGATACGCCTCGGTGCCGAACTCGGTGTAGACCGGGCTGAGCTGTCCGATCGCCGCATACTGGGCCGCCGCCCCGGCCGCCAGCGGCACGACGGCCGCGGGGAGGAAATACAGGAGCGTCCGCTTCGGAAACCGGAGCAGCAGCAGGCCCCCCGCCAGGGCCAGGAACGCGAGCGCGGGGATCTCGTTGACCGCCGCGAACGCCGCGAAGAACCCGACGCCGGCGAACCGCCAGCCGGAGAGCATCGCCTCGTCCCAGATCCTCAGGAGATGGTAGATCGCGAAGAAGGCGCTGAACGCCGCGATCGTGTGGTTGTTCAGCGTCTGCGTGAATGGCAGCAGATACGTCCCGAAGGCCGCGGCGACCAGGCTGAAGAACCACGCCCAGTCCCCCGGCGCGTAGCGGTCCAGGAACCTCGCGTAGAGGACCAGGAAGAAGGCGAACGGGACGATGTTCAGGAGGATCATCACCGGCTTGAAGTAGAAGACGTACGCCGGCCACTTCGCCGGCTCCGCCGGCTTCTCCAGCACCCCCTTCACGCCCCCCGGCGCGGCCGGGTCGGGCTTCTGGACCCAACGCTCCTCCCGCTCCTGGAGCACCACCCGGTCCAGCGGCACCCCGGAAAGCTTCCGGGCCGGGTAGAGCATCCCGGCGATGAGCGTGGACAGCAGGGCCGGCTTGCTCGAGTAATAGTGCTTCGCCGCCTCGTCATCCTTCGCCGCACCCGCGGGCGCCCGCCTCACCTTGTCCTGCGTCTCCGACAGCCACGGGCAATCGTCGATGACGTACGTCCCCCGCTCCAGAAGGCTCCAGACGGTGCACCAGCGGGAGATGTCGTTCGCCCCCATCATCGACGGCTGGCGGAGGAGCACCCCCAGCGCCAGGGCCACGCTCGCCGCGATGACGATCGACGCCACGGAGGCGCGAGGCTCCGCCCGTCGCGGCTCGAACTCGGGGTCGAGGTTCTCTTCCTGCATCGTCTTGCTCGCGGGGGGTGGATGGGGCGAGTCTCCGCGGCGGGGCCTGCGGGAAGCCGCCGACGCCCCTCTAGCATCGGGGCCGCGCCCGCCCCTGTCAACGCCGGCCCCCGGGCGTACCCCCGACCGGCCGGGGCTCGCGTAGGAGGCCATCGATCGCGGCGATCGCCCCCGCCTCGCGGCCCTCGAACGGGCCCTCCAACACGCGGCAGGGGACGCCGCCGGCCATGAGCTGCTCCAGAAACCGGTCGTGCATCCAGCCTCGGATCCGCTCCCCGTCCCGGAAGCCGTCCTGCACGAAGGGGACGTCCGGGGCGGCCAGCAGGTACAGGTCCGCCCGATCCCGCGCGCCGATGGCGTCCACCTCGGGGTCGCGATGGTGCTCGTAGCGCTCGAACCACGTCCCGGTGGCGAAGGCGTTCGTGTCGCAGATCAGCACCCGGTCTGCGACGCGCGCCAGGGCCTCCTCGCGCGCCCGCTGCTCGGTCGCGATGTGGACGAACTCCTCCCGGGTCCAGGCCGGCGTCGGCCCGTCCATGGGGAGCCCCGCGACCTTCTTCTCCCAGTGTTCCCGGCCGTACTCCGGCACCCAGGCGGTATGGTAATGCACGGCCAACCGCTGCGCCAGGGTCGTCTTGCCCGTGGACTCGGCACCGACCAGCACGACCCGGCGGACGAAGTGGGCGCGGACGCAGGGTTCCAGCCATTCCAGGTGATCGAGCGGCGACTCCCGGACCTTCGTCCCGGAGATCGGGACCGCGGCCCTCGGCCGATCGACGAGGACGTGTCGCGTCCCCATCAGCCGGGCGTACTCCCAGCCGTAATCCTCGCTCGTGAAGACGACGTCCGGGGCCCGGCCCAGGTACCGCACCGTGAACTGGGCCCACTGGCGGCTGTCGTCCTCGAGCTCGTCGGGCACGAGGCGGACGTCGCAGTCGGGGTGGATCTCCTCCAGCCAGGCCTTCCGCAGCTCCCCCGGGATCGCCTGCGAGGGATGATGGGCGACCATGACGACCAGGTGGTCGACCTGCCGCCTCGCGGTGTCGATCAAGTGCTTGTGGCCGCGGTGGGGCGGGTAGAACTTGCCGACGATGAAGCCGAGCGTCATCCCGCGACCTCCCCCTCGGGCTGCCCCTTGGCGGTCGCCTCCCGCCCTCGCCATTCGAGCAGCCCCATGACCGCCATCCCCAGGAAGATCGCGTAGAGCACCGCGGTCAGGTGGAGCGACTTCGACGCATAGAGCGGCACGTAGATCGCATCGACGAGGATCCAGGCCAGCCAGCTCTCCGGCCGCTTTCGGTTCAGCAGCCATTGTGCCCCGAGGCTGATGGACGTCGTCAAGGCGTCCCAGAATGGCGCGGAGCCGCCCGAACGCGCGAGGACCGGCCAGAGGGCCGCCGTCATCGCGACGACCGCGAGGGCCACGCCGAGCCGCTCCGCGACGCCGGCGCCGGCGACCCTCAGCCCCGCGTGATCCTCGCCGCCGCGGACCCAGAGGTACCATCCCCGGCACCCGAGGACGAAGTACACCGCCTGCAGGCCCGCGTCCGCGAGCAGCCCCGCGCGGGCGAAGACGACCAGGAACGTCGCGACGTTGACCAGGCCGATCGGGAAGTTCCAGGGATTCTCCTTCACCGTCAGCCAGACGCAGGCCGCGCCCGTGACGAAGGACGCGGCCTCGAGAGGGCTCGCGGCGCCCTTGGCGGCCATCCCCAGGGCCACGGACGCGACCAGGCCGATGAGGGCCGCCCCCCGCATCGCGACGAGACGTCGGCCGCCGCTCATCCGGCCGCGTCCTCCTCGCCCGGCGGGTCCAGCCGCTCGGCGACGCTGTACGTGTCGCCCGGGCGGATGTTGTAGGAGGTTACCATCTCGGCGACGATGCCCACGCCCAGTAGCTGCACGCCCACGATCAGGAAGCCCAGGGCGTAGAAGAGCAGGGGGCGGTTGCCGATCGGCCGCTCGCCCGCGGCCCAGAGGGCGGCCAGGTAGAGGAGCACGAGCACGCCGGCGATGGCCAGCGCCAGCCCCGTCCCGCCCAGGACGTGCAGGGGACGCTGGCGGAAGCCGGTGAGGAACCGCACCGTGAGCAGGTCGAGGAACCCCTTGAGGAACCGCGAGAATCCGTACTTCGACCGGCCGTGGCGGCGGGCGTGATGCTCCACCACGATCTCCGAGACCCGGAACCCGCGGGCGTGCGCCAGGACCGGGACGAACCGGTGCAGCTCGCCGTAGATGCCCACCTCGCGCAGGACTTCCGCGCGGTACGCCTTGAAGCCGCAGTTGTGGTCGTGGAGGTGGCAGCCGGTCATCCGGCTGACCATCGCGTTGAAGACCCGGCTGGGGAACACCTTGTGCCAGGGGTCGTGGCGGACCTTCTTCCAGCCGCTCACGACGTCGAAGCCCTCCCCGAGCTTGGCGAGGAAGCGGGGGATCTCCGCCGGGTCGTCCTGGAGGTCGGCGTCCATGGTGAAGACGGTGTCGCCCCGCGCGGCCTGGAACCCCGCCGTCAGCGCCGCGGCCTTGCCAAAGTTGCGGCGGAACCGGACCGCGCGGACGCGGGGGTCGGACCGGGCGATCTCCGAGACCGCCCGCCACGAGCCGTCGGCGCTGCCGTCGTCCACGAAGACGAACTCCGCGGGCCCGAGCCGCCCGCCGTCGAAGACGGCCGCGAGCTGCCGATGGAGCTCGCCCAGGCTCCCCTCCTCGTTGTACATCGGGATGACGACGCTGATCATGGCAGGCTCGGGCCGGCGTCGGCCGGCGGTTGGGCGGCCGGCTTCGCGCGGGCGCCGAGGGGGAGCAACACGGCCGCGGCCAGGACCTCCACGGCGGCCCAGACGAGGCGCAGCGTCAGCGCGGCGACGACCGCGACGTCCTCGCTCCCGACCGCCGGGGCGAGGGCCAGCATCAGCACGCCCTCGCGCACGCCCAGGCCGCCGGGCATGAGCGCCACGACGAACCCGGCCACGGTCGCGAACGCCACCGCCGCCGCGACCACCGGCATCAAGGCCGGCCAGCGGCCCGGCCCCAGGGGCACGAGCGCCAGGACGACCTCGACCTGGCTCGCCCCGAAGAGGATCCAGGTCGCGGCCGTCCAGCCGAGGCCGCGGAGCAGCAGCCCGGCGTCGAACCGCGGCAGCGCCTCGGCCCCCACCTTCGGGAAGGGCATGCTGAACAGCAGCGAGAGCCGCCGGAACGCCGGGGGCGTGACGACGAGCAGGAACGCGAGCCCCAGCCCGAGCGACGCGGCCGCGGCGAGCCGGTACGTCTCGACCGAGATCGCCCCCAGCCCGGGCGGGCGGACCCGGAGGGCGGGGCTCGGCCCGGCGGCGGCGAATCCGGCCGCCGCGACGAGGCAGCCGGACGCCATCATGACGAGCGTCTCGTAGAAGGTGGCGATCGCCGCCGTCGCCGCGCGGGCGCCGTAGGGGACCGACAGCCCCGCCCGCATCACGACGACCATCGCCTTGCCCGGGACGTACTTCCCCAGGTGGCTGATCAGGTAGGCCCGGAGCGCCGGGCCGGTCCCGACCGGCGTCGGGCTGGCGCGGAGGACCTGCTCATAGAACCTGCCGCAGCAGGCCAGGCCGGCCAGGTAGAAGGCCCCGGCGAGGGCCAGGCGAGCCGGGCGGAGCTGGAAGGCCACCTCGTGGGCCCTCAGCTCGGCCCAGGTCCGCAGCACCTGCCGGCCGAGCGCCCAGAGGACCAGCAGGGTCACCGCGGCCTTGATCGCCCGGATCAGGGGCCGCTTCCATCGGGCACCAGGCATCGGCGGGGACCTGCCTCCGGCTGCGGGCCTCGCACGGACGGGCGCGGCACGACCGCGCGGGCCGTCGGCCTCGCCCGGTTCAGCGTACAGGCCGGCCCCGGGCCCGGCAAGTTTCCGCCCCGGCCGCCGCGATGGTCTCTCGCGAGTCCCGGCCCCCCTGTCGTATGATCGTCCCCGGCGAGCTCGGGCCGTCGTCGGCCGCCGCCGGGCCCGGATCCCGCAACCTCCCCCCAGGATGCCCGAACACGATGAGCGTGCCCATCCCGACGGCCCCCGCCGCCCCCTCGAAGGCCGGATTCGCCGGCGAGGTGATCTTCCGCCCGTCCTTCGCCGCCCGGCCGGGCATCAGCCACGTCCTGTTCGACTTCGACGGGACCCTGTCGCTCATCCGCCAGGGGTGGCCCGAGGTCATGGTGCCGATGTTCACCGAGGCCCTCCCGCCGCTCCCCGGCGAGTCGGAGGAGGACCGCCGCCGCATGGCCTACGACGACATCATGCGGCTCAACGGCAAGCAGACGATCTACCAGATGATCCAGCTCGCCGACCGGATCCGCGAGCGGGGCGGCGAGCCGAGGGAGCCGCTCTGGTACAAGCACGAGTACCTCCGGCGCCTGGACGTCCGCATCGCCGACCGCGTCGAGGGCCTCCGCGGGGGCGCGGTCCGGCCCGACGACCTGCTCGTCTTCGGCGCGCGGGCCCTCCTGGAGGACCTCCGCCGCCGGGGCCTGGCGATCTACCTCGCCAGCGGCACCGACGAGGTCTTCGTCAAGCAGGAGGCGGAGCTGCTCGGGCTCGGCGAATTCTTCGGCCCGCGGATCTACGGCGCCCAGGACGACTACAAGGCGTTCTCCAAGAAGATGGTCATCGAGCGGATCCTCCGCGAGAACGCCATCCCGGGCGAGGGCCTGCTCTCCTTCGGCGACGGCTACGTGGAGATCCAGAACACGAAGGAGGCCGGCGGCCTGGCCGTCGCCGTCTGCAGCGACGAGGCGAACAACGGCTCCGGCCGGATGGACGAGTGGAAGCGAGAGCGGCTCGCGGGCGTCGGGGCCGACATCCTGATCCCGGACTACCGCGACGCCGCGACGCTCCTGGAACGGATCCTCGGACGATGACAGCCAGGCCACTCGACCTCAGCCGCCTGAAGACCCTGCCGCTCGAGTCGCGCGACAGCCTCACCCGGGTCGAGGACGTCGTCATCGACCCCGTCGTGCCGGCGCCCCCGCTCACCCCGCCACTTTCGGCGCAGGTAGCCGCGGCGGCGGCCAGGATCCGGGCGGCCCGGGAGAAGGGGGCCGGGGTCATCCTGATCTACGGGGCCCACCTGCTCCGCAATGGCGCCGTGCGGCTCCTCGCGGAGCTGATGGACGCCGGCTTCCTCACCCACCTGGCCACAAACGGCGCCGGGACCATCCACGACTGGGAATACTCCTGGCTCGGCCGCTCGACGGAGAGCGTCCGCGCCAACGTCGCGACCGGCACGTTCGGCACCTGGAAGGAGACCGGCCGGAACATCCACCTCGCCTTGATCTCGGGCGGGCTCCGGGGCGAGGGCTACGGCGCGTCGCTCGGGCGCTTCATCGCCGAGGACGGCACCACGCTGCCGCAGCAGGCCGAGCTCGAGCGGCTCCTCCGCGAGGCCCCGCTGCATCCTCTAGCCCCCGCCTGGGCGGACACCCTGCTGGCGATGCACGCCCACGACCTGCCCGCCGGCCACGTCAACGTCCACCACCGCTGGAAGGAGGCCTCGATCCTGGCCCACGCCTTCCGGCACGGCGTGCCGGTGACCGTCCACCCGGGGATCGGCTACGACATCATCGCCAATCACCCCATGTTCAACGGAGCCGTGATCGGCCGCGCCGCGGCGATGGACTTCCGCCTCATGGCCGGCTCGGTGGACACCCTGGACGGCGGCGTGGTGCTTTCGGTCGGCTCGGCCATCATGGGCCCGCAGGTCTTCGAGAAGGCCCTGAGCTGCGCCAACAACCTGAGGCTCCAGGACGGCCGGCCGATCGTCTCCGGCCACTCCATCTTCGTCGTGGACCTGCAGGACGGCGGCGGCTGGGACTGGACGCAGGGCGAGCCCCCCAAGACGAACCCGGCGTACTACCTGCGGTTCTGCAAGAGCTACG from Aquisphaera giovannonii includes these protein-coding regions:
- a CDS encoding response regulator transcription factor yields the protein MSRLLVIEDQKKLLQSLERGLSEEGYQVIPAMTGEEGYQQARSVPVDAVVLDLMLPERDGLDVLRTLRSDGFNKPILILTARDTIEDRVQGLDSGADDYLAKPFAFAELLARIRALLRRDVVNRELTLKADDLEMNLVGRSVTRGGVEIDLTRREFELLEFLLRNKNSAVTRDMIAREVWKEGSGTLTNTIDVYITLLRKKIERPEKRTLIHTVRGVGYALRDAP
- a CDS encoding sensor histidine kinase is translated as MTRLSLRWRLTLWYGTVLASMVAALGGVVYLLMKRELLNRTDWTLAAHAGMVQEQLAGVRSRDELAGRLSPQLLRHPAFDLRVIDAAGAELGRSDPFQDRGLPTPSPWPEPGQDVYESVRTPGRRRARVLSRVLDSGAGPALLQVAVPLDRSDRQLAELMLLLLLGGPLAVGSALGCGYLLARQALAPVDRMVATADEITATRLDRRIEVANPDDELGRLARTLNGMIGRLERSFEEVRRFTADAAHELRTPLAILRNEAEVALRVPRDSEQYRDCLENMLEEIDHLARLSEALLLLFRGDAGLGANRREPLEIHSVVEEIAEHIRVVATDHQQDLAVEACSPCRVTGNPEQLRRLVFNLLDNAVKFTPAGGRIEVRVGGAGGRVQIVVSDTGIGIAPEHLPRVFDRFYRVDSARSRRTGGNGLGLSICRSIVEAHQGTIELASEPGRGTVVTVNLPCSPGAHSQAPRHEPAGATA
- a CDS encoding dienelactone hydrolase family protein; this encodes MEREVTIAVEGGRRAVRGGLTVPEGAGAAVLFAHGSGSGRFSPRNQKVAAGLQRAGLGTLLIDLLEEDEADDRSRVFDIRLLAERLMAAADWMRDRAGLRPLRLGYFGASTGAAAALVAAARSPEGIDAVVSRGGRPDLAHAALAAVRAPTLLIVGGEDREVLELNREAYNHLACPKRLEIVPDATHLFSEPGALERVASLAEDWFHRHLVPSPAGRP
- a CDS encoding phosphoribosyltransferase; its protein translation is MTRPFADRYEAGRILAGELGAYAGLAGVVVLALPRGGVPVAYEVARALGAPLDVFLVRKLGVPGHEELAMGAVASGDVVVINDDVVRSLRIPRDAVEEAIGRERREMARRERVYRAGRRPPEVEGKTVILVDDGLATGSTMRAAVEALRRLEPARIVVAVPTASPSTCGEFRALADDCVCSITPEPFRAVGIWYDDFGQTSDEEVCRLLATSADGPPAAG
- a CDS encoding AAA family ATPase; translated protein: MTLGFIVGKFYPPHRGHKHLIDTARRQVDHLVVMVAHHPSQAIPGELRKAWLEEIHPDCDVRLVPDELEDDSRQWAQFTVRYLGRAPDVVFTSEDYGWEYARLMGTRHVLVDRPRAAVPISGTKVRESPLDHLEWLEPCVRAHFVRRVVLVGAESTGKTTLAQRLAVHYHTAWVPEYGREHWEKKVAGLPMDGPTPAWTREEFVHIATEQRAREEALARVADRVLICDTNAFATGTWFERYEHHRDPEVDAIGARDRADLYLLAAPDVPFVQDGFRDGERIRGWMHDRFLEQLMAGGVPCRVLEGPFEGREAGAIAAIDGLLREPRPVGGTPGGRR
- the pnuC gene encoding nicotinamide riboside transporter PnuC, whose amino-acid sequence is MSGGRRLVAMRGAALIGLVASVALGMAAKGAASPLEAASFVTGAACVWLTVKENPWNFPIGLVNVATFLVVFARAGLLADAGLQAVYFVLGCRGWYLWVRGGEDHAGLRVAGAGVAERLGVALAVVAMTAALWPVLARSGGSAPFWDALTTSISLGAQWLLNRKRPESWLAWILVDAIYVPLYASKSLHLTAVLYAIFLGMAVMGLLEWRGREATAKGQPEGEVAG
- a CDS encoding glycosyltransferase family 2 protein, which gives rise to MISVVIPMYNEEGSLGELHRQLAAVFDGGRLGPAEFVFVDDGSADGSWRAVSEIARSDPRVRAVRFRRNFGKAAALTAGFQAARGDTVFTMDADLQDDPAEIPRFLAKLGEGFDVVSGWKKVRHDPWHKVFPSRVFNAMVSRMTGCHLHDHNCGFKAYRAEVLREVGIYGELHRFVPVLAHARGFRVSEIVVEHHARRHGRSKYGFSRFLKGFLDLLTVRFLTGFRQRPLHVLGGTGLALAIAGVLVLLYLAALWAAGERPIGNRPLLFYALGFLIVGVQLLGVGIVAEMVTSYNIRPGDTYSVAERLDPPGEEDAAG
- a CDS encoding lysylphosphatidylglycerol synthase domain-containing protein, producing the protein MPGARWKRPLIRAIKAAVTLLVLWALGRQVLRTWAELRAHEVAFQLRPARLALAGAFYLAGLACCGRFYEQVLRASPTPVGTGPALRAYLISHLGKYVPGKAMVVVMRAGLSVPYGARAATAAIATFYETLVMMASGCLVAAAGFAAAGPSPALRVRPPGLGAISVETYRLAAAASLGLGLAFLLVVTPPAFRRLSLLFSMPFPKVGAEALPRFDAGLLLRGLGWTAATWILFGASQVEVVLALVPLGPGRWPALMPVVAAAVAFATVAGFVVALMPGGLGVREGVLMLALAPAVGSEDVAVVAALTLRLVWAAVEVLAAAVLLPLGARAKPAAQPPADAGPSLP
- a CDS encoding HAD family hydrolase, with product MSVPIPTAPAAPSKAGFAGEVIFRPSFAARPGISHVLFDFDGTLSLIRQGWPEVMVPMFTEALPPLPGESEEDRRRMAYDDIMRLNGKQTIYQMIQLADRIRERGGEPREPLWYKHEYLRRLDVRIADRVEGLRGGAVRPDDLLVFGARALLEDLRRRGLAIYLASGTDEVFVKQEAELLGLGEFFGPRIYGAQDDYKAFSKKMVIERILRENAIPGEGLLSFGDGYVEIQNTKEAGGLAVAVCSDEANNGSGRMDEWKRERLAGVGADILIPDYRDAATLLERILGR